The Argopecten irradians isolate NY chromosome 6, Ai_NY, whole genome shotgun sequence genome has a window encoding:
- the LOC138324853 gene encoding adhesion G protein-coupled receptor L3-like isoform X1 yields the protein MEYHSVGPGRVCSYYLLTISITIAVILSQTSQAQGVVNSHTPSNVTVAYACEGSTLYLSCKQGEIIRVLRANYGRFILKMCNQHGTTSGWNLQCASHTSQRIVAERCDGRPRCNITVNNSVFGDPCVNTKKYLEAHYYCVKTGPPTTTSTSTTTTLATTTPKPTTPKPRPVTKKPSTTLATTPPWRVTTPTPQPPTMTPTPDEGKVLPRLKTCYGKHKEGVWWPPVREGETFERPCPQGRIGMMSWQCGKGEWIGEPDQSNCVSSWVKNVEDMMTQNSDAEETAQKMLEMTNRGKAIWVGDLKKTAKTLLPNLIKLVKRQTGRHSRKRRKETLKRLTKNIVKTGSNLLSEEHSSSWEKLNAVDRSEVATSLVTGMEETGFEIASTLHVDESVIQADENILMEVNAVDVNKKSMKFPSKSAGGVWAEDADQVTIPIEGLQSSHQDGAVRVVFVVYQHLNEWMVSDQTSQDKQKDTKGYSSDGTDTEFETVTKATTRVGPINSKIFSASINNNTRQPTPLTQPITFTLKHLQSSAEYDPVCSYWDIYSSMPAHWSRLGCQALSSNDTHTTCQCDHLTNFAVLMDVTGTKLSPEHQVSLQAITFIGCIISILCLFFSFFTFCFFRQLQCDRNTIHKNLVLSLMLAELLFLVGIGMTQNHIVCAVIAGVLHYLFLCAFGWMCLEGVQLYVMLIEVFEPGRSRSRIYYLCGYGIPAIVVGIAAGIQPSGYGTDTHCWLRTDNGFIWSFVGPVAAVITLNIIMLSIAVYMMCKHANTLASALRTKEKSRLQKISQDPSSSGSGNSMLRDSQVKIKSEVPAWLKGAAVLVVLLGLTWAFGILYINKESVVMAYVFTVLNSLQGLFIFIFHCLLNEKVKKEYKKLAYRSTWLPSCLRDMCIGYSSSSSHNNSSSSGGNLLKFWSGRRRRKSSNSTLTTRGQQNKRKSDPRSDLESYSSREQTTYSHGGSGRHSNRKPNNHSNGHIPHHRDLDGIAGDLSVADCSVIDSEYVSEYCHNNLQVSRETHRYSSASEETDHMISEEPIEKDRLSALSTDSALKYNSEFASSADGIDGEYMEPNHYSEPNHYTEVMSVENPYSEVLPLEDDPHRESQYEDTPLMQSMSEAEQNFINDILSGHQATDSLNKKHSMEDVRSSSDRLDFDHYRLDHSTPNGKYKHSPSNNNCISINMDNNQDRLWNS from the exons GTGTGATGGCCGCCCTCGTTGCAATATAACGGTGAACAACAGCGTGTTTGGTGACCCCTGTGTAAACACAAAGAAATACTTGGAGGCTCACTACTACTGTGTGAAAACAG GTCCTCCCACTACAACCAGTACATCCACAACAACTACACTAG CTACAACTACACCAAAACCTACGACTCCGAAACCAAGACCTGTCACCAAGAAACCCAGTACAACATTGGCGACCACTCCCCCTTGGAGGGTAACAACCCCAACCCCCCAGCCCCCAACTATGACCCCTACCCCTGACGAGGGAAAGGTATTACCCAGACTGAAGACCTGCTATGGTAAACACAAAGAGGGAGTGTGGTGGCCGCCAGTCCGCGAGGGAGAGACGTTTGAACGGCCATGTCCTCAGGGTAGAATTG GTATGATGTCTTGGCAGTGTGGGAAAGGAGAATGGATTGGGGAACCAGACCAGTCCAACTGCGTGTCCTCATGGGTGAAGAATGTGGAAGATATG ATGACACAGAACAGTGACGCGGAGGAGACTGCTCAGAAGATGCTTGAAATGACAAATCGGGGGAAGGCCATATGGGTCGGGGATTTGAAGAAAACCGCTAAGACCCTTCTCCCTAACCTCATTAAATTGGTAAAGAGACAAACAGGTCGCCATTCCAGAAAACGCAGGAAAGAGACACTGAAAAGACTTACAAAG AATATTGTAAAAACAGGAAGTAACCTGTTGTCAGAAGAGCACAGTAGTTCCTGGGAGAAGTTGAACGCTGTTGACCGATCAGAAGTCGCCACATCTTTGGTCACTGGCATGGAAGAAACAGGATTTGAGATCGCCAGCACACTACATGTGGACGAATCGGTCATACAGGCAGatgaaaatatat TGATGGAAGTGAATGCTGTAGATGTCAATAAAAAGTCCATGAAGTTTCCATCTAAAAGCGCTGGAGGAGTGTGGGCGGAGGACGCGGACCAGGTCACCATACCCATAGAGGGTCTTCAGTCCTCCCATCAGGACG GTGCTGTGAGAGTCGTGTTTGTCGTCTACCAACATCTCAATGAATGGATGGTTAGTGATCAGACGTCACAGGACAAACAGAAAGACACCAAGGGCTACAGTTCAGATGGGACGGACACAGAATTTGAGACGGTTACCAAGGCAACCACCAGGGTTGGGCCAATCAACTCCAAGATTTTCTCCGCCTCCATAAACAACAATACACGGCAGCCAACACCACTAACACAACCAATTACGTTTACTCTGAAACACTTACAG TCTTCAGCTGAGTATGATCCTGTGTGTAGTTACTGGGATATCTATAGCAG tatgCCTGCCCATTGGTCAAGATTAGGATGTCAGGCCTTGTCCAGTAACGACACTCACACCACTTGTCAGTGTGACCATCTCACTAACTTTGCTGTACTGATGGACGTCACGGGAACAAAA ttgTCTCCAGAACACCAGGTGTCACTACAAGCAATTACATTCATTGGCTGTATCATCTCTATCCTGTGTCTCTTCTTCAGTTTCTTCACATTCTGTTTCTTCAG ACAGCTACAGTGTGACAGAAATACCATACACAAGAATCTGGTGCTCTCCCTCATGTTGGCTGAACTACTCTTTTTGGTCGGAATAGGCATGACCCAAAATCAT ATTGTGTGTGCGGTGATTGCCGGTGTGCTCCACTATCTTTTCCTGTGTGCGTTTGGCTGGATGTGTTTGGAGGGAGTACAGCTCTATGTCATGCTCATTGAAGTGTTTGAGCCTGGCCGGTCACGCAGCAGGATCTACTACTTATGTGGATACG GAATTCCAGCCATTGTGGTGGGAATAGCTGCAGGAATCCAGCCCTCCGGCTATGGAACAGACACACA ctgcTGGTTGAGGACAGACAATGGATTTATTTGGAGTTTTGTTGGCCCTGTAGCTGCTGTCATCACA CTGAACATCATTATGCTGAGTATAGCTGTATACATGATGTGTAAACATGCTAACACATTAGCCTCAGCACTACGCACCAAGGAGAAATCACGCCTACAAAAAATAAG CCAGGACCCCAGTTCTTCGGGAAGTGGCAACTCCATGCTGCGGGACTCCCAGGTCAAGATCAAGTCCGAAGTACC GGCGTGGCTGAAGGGTGCTGCTGTCCTTGTGGTGCTGTTGGGGCTGACCTGGGCATTTGGGATTCTTTACATCAATAAAGAGTCGGTCGTCATGGCGTATGTCTTCACGGTGCTAAACAGCCTCCAGGGACTCTTCATCTTCATCTTCCATTGTCTCCTTAACGAAAAG GTGAAGAAGGAGTACAAGAAGCTGGCCTATCGCTCCACCTGGCTGCCCAGCTGCTTGAGAGACATGTGTATCGGCTATTCTAGTTCTAGCTCTCACAACAACTCTTCCTCCAGTGGAGGG AACCTACTGAAGTTCTGGAGTGGGCGAAGACGAAGGAAGTCCTCAAATTCAACACTGACAACAAGag GTCAGCAAAACAAAAGGAAGAGTGACCCTCGCAGTGACCTGGAAAGTTATTCCAGCAGAGAACAAACCACCTACTCACATGGTGGCTCTGGTCGTCATAGCAACAGGAAGCCAAACAACCACTCGAATGGCCACATCCCCCACCACCGTGACTTGGACGGCATTGCAGGCGACCTTTCTGTGGCTGACTGCTCTGTAATTGACAGTGAATATGTTTCGGAATATTGTCACAACAATCTGCAGGTTTCCAGGGAAACTCACCGATATTCCTCAGCGTCAGAGGAAACTGATCACATGATCAGCGAGGAACCAATAGAAAAAGACAGACTCTCAGCCTTATCAACAGATTCTGCACTGAAGTATAATTCTGAGTTTGCTTCATCTGCGGATGGAATCGATGGGGAATATATGGAGCCGAATCATTACTCGGAACCGAATCACTACACTGAAGTGATGAGTGTGGAGAATCCGTACTCGGAAGTGCTTCCCCTTGAAGACGACCCCCATCGAGAGAGTCAGTATGAAGACACGCCCCTCATGCAATCTATGTCTGAGGCAGAACAAAACTTTATCAATGACATTCTCAGTGGTCATCAGGCGACAGATAGCCTGAATAAGAAACATTCCATGGAGGACGTGCGGTCAAGCTCTGACCGGCTTGATTTTGACCATTACAGACTTGACCACAGCACGCCCAACGGTAAATACAAACATTCACCTAGTAACAACAACTGTATCAGTATCAACATGGACAATAATCAGGACCGCCTGTGGAACAGCTAG
- the LOC138324853 gene encoding adhesion G protein-coupled receptor L3-like isoform X2 — translation MEYHSVGPGRVCSYYLLTISITIAVILSQTSQAQGVVNSHTPSNVTVAYACEGSTLYLSCKQGEIIRVLRANYGRFILKMCNQHGTTSGWNLQCASHTSQRIVAERCDGRPRCNITVNNSVFGDPCVNTKKYLEAHYYCVKTGPPTTTSTSTTTTLATTTPKPTTPKPRPVTKKPSTTLATTPPWRVTTPTPQPPTMTPTPDEGKVLPRLKTCYGKHKEGVWWPPVREGETFERPCPQGRIGMMSWQCGKGEWIGEPDQSNCVSSWVKNVEDMMTQNSDAEETAQKMLEMTNRGKAIWVGDLKKTAKTLLPNLIKLVKRQTGRHSRKRRKETLKRLTKNIVKTGSNLLSEEHSSSWEKLNAVDRSEVATSLVTGMEETGFEIASTLHVDESVIQADENILMEVNAVDVNKKSMKFPSKSAGGVWAEDADQVTIPIEGLQSSHQDGAVRVVFVVYQHLNEWMVSDQTSQDKQKDTKGYSSDGTDTEFETVTKATTRVGPINSKIFSASINNNTRQPTPLTQPITFTLKHLQSSAEYDPVCSYWDIYSSMPAHWSRLGCQALSSNDTHTTCQCDHLTNFAVLMDVTGTKLSPEHQVSLQAITFIGCIISILCLFFSFFTFCFFRQLQCDRNTIHKNLVLSLMLAELLFLVGIGMTQNHIVCAVIAGVLHYLFLCAFGWMCLEGVQLYVMLIEVFEPGRSRSRIYYLCGYGIPAIVVGIAAGIQPSGYGTDTHCWLRTDNGFIWSFVGPVAAVITLNIIMLSIAVYMMCKHANTLASALRTKEKSRLQKIRAWLKGAAVLVVLLGLTWAFGILYINKESVVMAYVFTVLNSLQGLFIFIFHCLLNEKVKKEYKKLAYRSTWLPSCLRDMCIGYSSSSSHNNSSSSGGNLLKFWSGRRRRKSSNSTLTTRGQQNKRKSDPRSDLESYSSREQTTYSHGGSGRHSNRKPNNHSNGHIPHHRDLDGIAGDLSVADCSVIDSEYVSEYCHNNLQVSRETHRYSSASEETDHMISEEPIEKDRLSALSTDSALKYNSEFASSADGIDGEYMEPNHYSEPNHYTEVMSVENPYSEVLPLEDDPHRESQYEDTPLMQSMSEAEQNFINDILSGHQATDSLNKKHSMEDVRSSSDRLDFDHYRLDHSTPNGKYKHSPSNNNCISINMDNNQDRLWNS, via the exons GTGTGATGGCCGCCCTCGTTGCAATATAACGGTGAACAACAGCGTGTTTGGTGACCCCTGTGTAAACACAAAGAAATACTTGGAGGCTCACTACTACTGTGTGAAAACAG GTCCTCCCACTACAACCAGTACATCCACAACAACTACACTAG CTACAACTACACCAAAACCTACGACTCCGAAACCAAGACCTGTCACCAAGAAACCCAGTACAACATTGGCGACCACTCCCCCTTGGAGGGTAACAACCCCAACCCCCCAGCCCCCAACTATGACCCCTACCCCTGACGAGGGAAAGGTATTACCCAGACTGAAGACCTGCTATGGTAAACACAAAGAGGGAGTGTGGTGGCCGCCAGTCCGCGAGGGAGAGACGTTTGAACGGCCATGTCCTCAGGGTAGAATTG GTATGATGTCTTGGCAGTGTGGGAAAGGAGAATGGATTGGGGAACCAGACCAGTCCAACTGCGTGTCCTCATGGGTGAAGAATGTGGAAGATATG ATGACACAGAACAGTGACGCGGAGGAGACTGCTCAGAAGATGCTTGAAATGACAAATCGGGGGAAGGCCATATGGGTCGGGGATTTGAAGAAAACCGCTAAGACCCTTCTCCCTAACCTCATTAAATTGGTAAAGAGACAAACAGGTCGCCATTCCAGAAAACGCAGGAAAGAGACACTGAAAAGACTTACAAAG AATATTGTAAAAACAGGAAGTAACCTGTTGTCAGAAGAGCACAGTAGTTCCTGGGAGAAGTTGAACGCTGTTGACCGATCAGAAGTCGCCACATCTTTGGTCACTGGCATGGAAGAAACAGGATTTGAGATCGCCAGCACACTACATGTGGACGAATCGGTCATACAGGCAGatgaaaatatat TGATGGAAGTGAATGCTGTAGATGTCAATAAAAAGTCCATGAAGTTTCCATCTAAAAGCGCTGGAGGAGTGTGGGCGGAGGACGCGGACCAGGTCACCATACCCATAGAGGGTCTTCAGTCCTCCCATCAGGACG GTGCTGTGAGAGTCGTGTTTGTCGTCTACCAACATCTCAATGAATGGATGGTTAGTGATCAGACGTCACAGGACAAACAGAAAGACACCAAGGGCTACAGTTCAGATGGGACGGACACAGAATTTGAGACGGTTACCAAGGCAACCACCAGGGTTGGGCCAATCAACTCCAAGATTTTCTCCGCCTCCATAAACAACAATACACGGCAGCCAACACCACTAACACAACCAATTACGTTTACTCTGAAACACTTACAG TCTTCAGCTGAGTATGATCCTGTGTGTAGTTACTGGGATATCTATAGCAG tatgCCTGCCCATTGGTCAAGATTAGGATGTCAGGCCTTGTCCAGTAACGACACTCACACCACTTGTCAGTGTGACCATCTCACTAACTTTGCTGTACTGATGGACGTCACGGGAACAAAA ttgTCTCCAGAACACCAGGTGTCACTACAAGCAATTACATTCATTGGCTGTATCATCTCTATCCTGTGTCTCTTCTTCAGTTTCTTCACATTCTGTTTCTTCAG ACAGCTACAGTGTGACAGAAATACCATACACAAGAATCTGGTGCTCTCCCTCATGTTGGCTGAACTACTCTTTTTGGTCGGAATAGGCATGACCCAAAATCAT ATTGTGTGTGCGGTGATTGCCGGTGTGCTCCACTATCTTTTCCTGTGTGCGTTTGGCTGGATGTGTTTGGAGGGAGTACAGCTCTATGTCATGCTCATTGAAGTGTTTGAGCCTGGCCGGTCACGCAGCAGGATCTACTACTTATGTGGATACG GAATTCCAGCCATTGTGGTGGGAATAGCTGCAGGAATCCAGCCCTCCGGCTATGGAACAGACACACA ctgcTGGTTGAGGACAGACAATGGATTTATTTGGAGTTTTGTTGGCCCTGTAGCTGCTGTCATCACA CTGAACATCATTATGCTGAGTATAGCTGTATACATGATGTGTAAACATGCTAACACATTAGCCTCAGCACTACGCACCAAGGAGAAATCACGCCTACAAAAAATAAG GGCGTGGCTGAAGGGTGCTGCTGTCCTTGTGGTGCTGTTGGGGCTGACCTGGGCATTTGGGATTCTTTACATCAATAAAGAGTCGGTCGTCATGGCGTATGTCTTCACGGTGCTAAACAGCCTCCAGGGACTCTTCATCTTCATCTTCCATTGTCTCCTTAACGAAAAG GTGAAGAAGGAGTACAAGAAGCTGGCCTATCGCTCCACCTGGCTGCCCAGCTGCTTGAGAGACATGTGTATCGGCTATTCTAGTTCTAGCTCTCACAACAACTCTTCCTCCAGTGGAGGG AACCTACTGAAGTTCTGGAGTGGGCGAAGACGAAGGAAGTCCTCAAATTCAACACTGACAACAAGag GTCAGCAAAACAAAAGGAAGAGTGACCCTCGCAGTGACCTGGAAAGTTATTCCAGCAGAGAACAAACCACCTACTCACATGGTGGCTCTGGTCGTCATAGCAACAGGAAGCCAAACAACCACTCGAATGGCCACATCCCCCACCACCGTGACTTGGACGGCATTGCAGGCGACCTTTCTGTGGCTGACTGCTCTGTAATTGACAGTGAATATGTTTCGGAATATTGTCACAACAATCTGCAGGTTTCCAGGGAAACTCACCGATATTCCTCAGCGTCAGAGGAAACTGATCACATGATCAGCGAGGAACCAATAGAAAAAGACAGACTCTCAGCCTTATCAACAGATTCTGCACTGAAGTATAATTCTGAGTTTGCTTCATCTGCGGATGGAATCGATGGGGAATATATGGAGCCGAATCATTACTCGGAACCGAATCACTACACTGAAGTGATGAGTGTGGAGAATCCGTACTCGGAAGTGCTTCCCCTTGAAGACGACCCCCATCGAGAGAGTCAGTATGAAGACACGCCCCTCATGCAATCTATGTCTGAGGCAGAACAAAACTTTATCAATGACATTCTCAGTGGTCATCAGGCGACAGATAGCCTGAATAAGAAACATTCCATGGAGGACGTGCGGTCAAGCTCTGACCGGCTTGATTTTGACCATTACAGACTTGACCACAGCACGCCCAACGGTAAATACAAACATTCACCTAGTAACAACAACTGTATCAGTATCAACATGGACAATAATCAGGACCGCCTGTGGAACAGCTAG